In the genome of Astatotilapia calliptera chromosome 18, fAstCal1.2, whole genome shotgun sequence, the window CCAGTACAACAGATCTTAGTGTTCCCCCACTTGCCAAATCTCACTTAacattctttaaaagaaaaaaatactttacttATTGTGTCCTAAACAACAGATTCAAGCTGGGTGCATTCATTAGAATTTAGATTTGACTAATATGTGTATTCTCATGTACTAATatcattttaatattatattaatatagcGGCAGGTCCAGTTATCTATGCATAAAAATGGTTAGTAGAATTGTCCTTCAAGGAGCtgcttttcactttctttttctcttgtacttgagtaaagaagtttaaTCACTACTcttcaacttttactggagtattttttttaatgcaactaTTGTACGGTTACATTGTAACATCTCTGAGTGAGAGACTATCTCTCCACTTCattacatattccatatgtatGGGGTGTAACGCCACGGCCAATGGGGGTCATACCccgtacatatggaatatgtaacaGAGTGCAGAGATAGTCTCGCTATGATAAAGAACTGCACTTCTGCTTTAGAACAGAATGTCTATATTTTGCCACCTCTGGCTACAAGTGACAGGACTGTAGCTTTTGGCACTTCTTCATTGCCTTGAAGTCCACAGCAAAAAATCTGGACAAAACAGAAAGTGAGCAAATTCGACCAaattaatgtctctgtaaatcTGCTTCTGTGTTCTCCATTTGTCTTTCCAGTGCTGGGTTGATTTGGCTGTCACACAATTCTAGCTTTCAAAGGAAGAGCAGATGTGAATCATCGGTTGTATGTAACAGAAAAGgtaaataaacatatttgaCATGAAAGAATTAAGAGGTCTGATAACCCACACTGTACATCTGTTTGTTTggaattcaatttattttacagttagttctcaaatgtttgtttgtttgttttttaagttaattgCAGTGATCGTGATTTGGTTGTTTCAGTTGTGCATCCTCCACGTCATTACCGACAGCCTTTATGTTAAGTAGTCCCAAACCAGGCCTCCCGGGGCAGTACCAGCTGGGCCCCAGGCGGTACCAGCCCTGATATAGTCCTCTCCAGCTGAGACAGCCAAGAGCACCCCCCAGCAGCTGGGTGGGGAACTGAGGAAAGTAAGCTAAGAGACAGAGCAACAAGAAGATCCAGAGCCAGAGCAGAAGAACACAGAACAGAAAGAGGATTCTCAGTGGGGCATCTGAGATTCCCCCAAGGCTCAAATAAGGTccaaacacagctgtttcctCTACCAGCAGCAGGCAGCAAAGGCAGAGAAGGAAAATGTCTTCAGAAACCTCATATCCCCTCCACAGCATTCCAGCTTTCAGACACTCAGACTTGCTCTCCCCCTCTCGCAGCACCAGCAGAGTCTGGccatttgtgaccactgttccAGCTTCTAAAGGTTCATAGCAGCTTCCTGTGGCATTCTCCAGGAGGTCCAAGAGTTTGCAAAAACCAAGCCATAGTCCACCGGCCACCGCAAGCCGTGAGAGGTGGCGGATGGAGAGAGACAGGGAACGACGGACggaaaaggagaggaggaaaacaaaagagCCAACAAAGATGCAGGTCCAACCCCAACCAGAGTGCAAGAACATCCTGGAAGAAGGAGAACAGAGATGAGAGCAGTGGAGACAGGACGTGATGGAAGAAGAAATTATATCGACTGaatatgaaatattaaatatcaggACAGAACAAAGTTGACAGGAAGTGTAACAGGAAGCAGTCTCACCTGTAGAGGAAGTGATTCTTCTTGGCAAAGATGCTGTGGTGAGACACCCAAAGACTCAGCATGGGACCGAACATCACCAGTGCTGACAACAACAGGTGGAAGTGCCGCCGGAACAAGGTGGTACCCATAAACCTGGCTGCCAGGTCTGTCAGGACTACAAGGACTGTGCTGAGGAACATTTGGACCAAAATGCTGACTGAATTTCAAACAATATACAAAAGCCACCTGCTGCTCgctgtgtttgtgcagattATCCACCTCAGACCCAACAGTGTTCACTGTTTCATGTGATGAATCTGTAATCCTCTACAGAATGCATGTAACGCTAACCACACATTACATTTGCAGAAGAATTCAAGAAGAAACAAGAAGAATTCACCATCTTATGTAGTCCAGGAGATAGTAGCAATGACCAGACAAATGCAAATGCACAATAAAGTCACTGAATTTAGGGAAACAAACTGCAGTTTTCAAAGATTAGATCCATTGGAGCATGATTATTAATGATGATTGATCCTCCAGAAATCCACTGTTGCTTAGGGGTGTGATAAAAGTCCACTAATGTTAGCTGCTGTGACGTTAGTATTTACTTCCAGGGGTATGTATGAATGAATTGACAACTGGCGTTTGACAACCCATGAAATCCAGCCCTAAAATTCTTCAGTCCAGCAGGCACTTCTACTGAGTCAGGGAAGTTTGCTGTTCTCCATTCACAGCTTTAGTTCAGAGCTGAGTGAGCTTCTGTTGAAGAAGTTCTCTCCTTCCTGGTTTCCTGCCATGCGACTGTGAGACTGTGCGTTTGTCACTGGTCACGCCTGCACTGATTCTTCAAAAATGCAGTGTCAACCCAGCTGTGACACTCAGAGACATCCCATAGTTGTAGCTCCAGAATACTCTTCTGCTATCTTCAGTGTAACAGTAGCTTCTCCCTCAGTGCTCTTGTCATTCACAACCACCCAATATGTACATAGTGTGCTCTTACCCGTGTCACATTGCTCATATTGGAGTAGCTGAAGGTCGAACCACTGACATGGATTCCTTGACAGTAAAATGGATATCATGGGGTTTCAGATTATTCACATTAATGCAAAGCAAAGTTAAAGGGTGAGAGTAAACTGAGCAATGCTGACTTGAGCAGCGTCATGAACCAGAAGTGAcatcaattaaattaaatgtgtcacattatgtgtgtgtttgtatgtgtcctGGTGTATTAATAGCTATAACCTTTGTACTGTATCTGAGCTGAGGCTCAGCTGCTGTAGAAGTCTGTCTCTGTCAATCACTTGCTGTCCTTTCTTGCTCTCCGCGGTCTGCTGTCATTCTGTTTCATTTAGTTTCTT includes:
- the fitm1l gene encoding fat storage-inducing transmembrane protein 1 — encoded protein: MFLSTVLVVLTDLAARFMGTTLFRRHFHLLLSALVMFGPMLSLWVSHHSIFAKKNHFLYRMFLHSGWGWTCIFVGSFVFLLSFSVRRSLSLSIRHLSRLAVAGGLWLGFCKLLDLLENATGSCYEPLEAGTVVTNGQTLLVLREGESKSECLKAGMLWRGYEVSEDIFLLCLCCLLLVEETAVFGPYLSLGGISDAPLRILFLFCVLLLWLWIFLLLCLLAYFPQFPTQLLGGALGCLSWRGLYQGWYRLGPSWYCPGRPGLGLLNIKAVGNDVEDAQLKQPNHDHCN